TTGTGCTTGCATCGGCCAGAGACCTGACTCCCGGCAGTAAGGATCCCTATTATACCAGCGTGATCCTGCAGGTGTGGGAACCCCTCGTCGGCATCGGCGAAGACGGCCGGCCCGCACCCGGATTAGCAAAAAAATGGTCGCATTCCGCCAATTACCGGGAATGGATTTTGGAGCTGGCGGAAGGCGTAACCTTTCATGACGGCACGCAATTTAACGCTGACGCGGTGGTCCGTAATTTCGAACGGTATCGCCGCATAACACCCAGGGTATCGACTTTTTATGCTTTTGATATTGACGGGATTTATCCCGGCTTGCAGCAGGTCGCAGCTATTGGCCAGTATAAAGTCCGGTTGACGTTTAACCGGCCGTTCGCAACACTGATTTACAGCATGACCAATTTTGGCAGCCCGATGTTCAGCCCCGCCTGCTTTGACAGCAGCACCGGTGAATTTATTGCCGCGGCAGCCGGCACCGGCCCGTTTAAGCTTGTGGCTCATGCCACCAGACAATATACTCTGCTGGAGCGCAATGAGCATTATTATGGCGACAAGGCGAAAGCCCGAACCATCCGGATAAAGACGATTCCGAGCGCTGAAACACGCTATTCGGCTTTAAAGGCCGGTGAAGTCGCGGGGGTTTTAGACGTGGGCTCACTAACGCCGGCTTTAACCAGTGAATTGATGAAAGACGACCGTTTTGCCGTAGCAACCCAGACAGCAATCATTAGCCATTATCTATTTTGCAATGGCGAAAAAGCGCCGTTTAACGATCCCCGCCTGAAGAAAGCCGTAAGCCTTATGATCAACAGGGAAGTAATGGTCCGGAATTTTTTTCATGGCTACGCCATACCTACCGGAAATTTTCTCAATCGTGTGTCCCCGTTCAGCAAAGAAATCGAACCGCAGCGTGATCCGGCAAGGGCCAAGGAGCTGGCCAATGCCGCATTAAGCGGGCAAACGGCCGATATTACTTTTCTGGTCCCGCAATATGGGGTCGATCGCTATCCTTATAAGGAAATTGCCGAGTTTAT
This is a stretch of genomic DNA from Dendrosporobacter quercicolus. It encodes these proteins:
- a CDS encoding ABC transporter substrate-binding protein; translated protein: MQENLFARGRCHSHQQAVWLLLMLGLAIMLAGCAGNTQSQAGPAGEIVLASARDLTPGSKDPYYTSVILQVWEPLVGIGEDGRPAPGLAKKWSHSANYREWILELAEGVTFHDGTQFNADAVVRNFERYRRITPRVSTFYAFDIDGIYPGLQQVAAIGQYKVRLTFNRPFATLIYSMTNFGSPMFSPACFDSSTGEFIAAAAGTGPFKLVAHATRQYTLLERNEHYYGDKAKARTIRIKTIPSAETRYSALKAGEVAGVLDVGSLTPALTSELMKDDRFAVATQTAIISHYLFCNGEKAPFNDPRLKKAVSLMINREVMVRNFFHGYAIPTGNFLNRVSPFSKEIEPQRDPARAKELANAALSGQTADITFLVPQYGVDRYPYKEIAEFIQAELKELGVRANIVIMDWAAIQEARAAGKYDLMLGTQGLPNFEPAVLFKNYMKSTGSANVQYKLGYQNGEAEQLLERLDNTPEIPDRAKIYDRLQDIAAESPPCIPLFDDMNLAVHSRTIQNYRPLFYGITLDKIEWVQ